Proteins co-encoded in one Setaria viridis chromosome 9, Setaria_viridis_v4.0, whole genome shotgun sequence genomic window:
- the LOC117839978 gene encoding uncharacterized protein, with protein sequence MGRPIHLSRACLFQRQSIDQRSRFSDGMIMMIDEPSNPTTLLAVTGFDTTPRSALHVEDGGRKFVSSRRRLQPSSPTALFPPSLAIIMQRLAPVPAQPFLRVPSTSDLSHYFSPQSSSSATPPLITSDPIGHCIRVERARALPPRRMRPAAPCAAGRASSRRELDEPAATATMRITVRTLRGERVALDVDGAATVAQVKGMVAAREGVAADMQRLFFAGRHLDDDALPVAHYGVRHGSVVFLSLRLRADSSQQEMRNVQMQPEQQPVTARQLIDQQQQQLIVFDGDGHHEAARGRGGGEEAIIKRKPVSRRSLRKILSRLHVDVWTAQHDAKFLDLLLRHTRGGGGDRRSVGDLTADDWRAIRAELNAATGSAFPVDELQRRLAEFRREFDAVSRIKEHRRFSYDARRRVVVATEAEWKRYVLENPGAVAYEGKSPHFGRLRAIFSGVGVGGAETRGARGVAKQCRESRAKRCLGKLLRSFGLRCKL encoded by the exons ATGGGACGGCCCATACACCTTTCACGGGCATGTTTATTCCAGAGACAGTCGATCGATCAACGGTCGAGATTTTCCGACGGAATGATAATGATGATAGATGAGCCATCCAATCCAACGACTCTTCTCGCTGTAACGGGATTTGATACAACACCCAGGTCGGCGCTGCACGTAGAGGACGGCGGAAGGAAATTCGTTTCTTCACGTCGGCGCCTCCAGCCATCATCCCCAACAGCTTtattccctccctccctcgcgatCATCATGCAACGCCTGGCCCCTGTGCCAGCCCAACCCTTCTTGCGCGTCCCCTCCACCTCTGATCTGTCCCATTATTTTTCTCCCCAATCCTCTTCTTCCGCGACGCCCCCCTTGATCACTTCCGATCCGATTGGTCATTGCATCCGCGttgagcgcgcgcgcgcgctgccACCTCGCCGCATGAGACCTgccgcgccgtgcgccgccggtcGCGCTAGTAGCCGTCGCGAGCTGGATGAACCAGCAGCTACCGCGACGATGAGGATCACGGTGCGGACGCTGCGCGGGGAGCGGGTGGCgctggacgtcgacggcgccgccACGGTGGCGCAGGTCAAGGGCATGGTCGCGGCCAGGGAGGGCGTCGCGGCGGACATGCAGCGGCTCTTCTTCGCCGGCCGGcacctcgacgacgacgccctGCCCGTCGCGCACTACGGCGTTCGGCacggctccgtcgtcttcctcagcctccgcctccgcgccgatTCCTCGCA GCAGGAGATGCGTAACGTGCAAATGCAGCCAGAACAACAACCTGTGACAGCGAGGCAACTGATCgatcagcaacagcagcagctgaTTGTTTTCGATGGCGATGGCCACCACGAGGCCGCGagaggccgtggcggcggcgaggaggccatCATCAAGAGGAAGCCGGTGTCGCGGCGCTCGCTCCGGAAGATCCTGTCGCGGCTGCACGTGGACGTGTGGACGGCCCAGCACGacgccaagttcctggacctgcTGCTCCGGCacacgcgcggcggcggcggggacaggCGGTCCGTGGGCGACCTGACCGCGGACGACTGGCGCGCCATCCGCGCCGAGCTTAACGCGGCGACGGGGTCCGCGTTCCCCGTCGACGAGCTGCAGCGGCGGCTGGCCGAGTTCCGGCGCGAGTTCGACGCCGTGAGCCGGATCAAGGAGCACCGCCGGTTCAGCTACGACGCGCGCCGCCGGGTCGTCGTTGCCACGGAGGCCGAGTGGAAGCGCTACGTACTG GAGAACCCGGGGGCGGTGGCGTACGAAGGGAAGAGCCCGCACTTCGGTCGCCTCCGTGCGATCTTctccggcgtcggcgtcggtgGTGCGGAGACGcgtggcgcgcgcggcgtggcCAAGCAGTGCCGAGAGTCCCGGGCGAAGAGGTGCCTGGGCAAACTGCTGCGAAGCTTTGGGCTCCGATGTAAGTTGTAA